The Impatiens glandulifera chromosome 3, dImpGla2.1, whole genome shotgun sequence genome contains a region encoding:
- the LOC124931425 gene encoding protein LIFEGUARD 2-like, with product MGHQHDYGKNDIESGSNQLYPMMLESPELRWAFIRKIYAIISFQLLLTAAVAAVVVFYRPISVFFVTTNTGFILYIVILFIPFITLCPLQYYHQKHPVNFILLGIFTTSMAFLIGLSCAFTKGKIILEAAILTGVVVGSLTLYTFWAAKRGHDFSFLGPFLFASLLVLMVFSFIQIFFPLGKLSVMIYGGLAAIVFSGFIVYDTDNLIKRFSYDEYIWAAVTLYLDIINLFMALLTLFRAADG from the exons ATGGGGCATCAACATGATTATGGCAAGAACGATATTGAATCGGGAAGCAATCAGCTTTACCCGATGATGCTCGAGAGCCCTGAGCTCCGATGGGCGTTTATTCGTAAGATATATGCAATCATCTCATTCCAACTCCTCCTCACCGCTGCCGTCGCCGCCGTCGTGGTCTTTTACAGGCCGATTTCTGTTTTCTTTGTTACCACAAACACTGGTTTCATCCTGTACATCGTCATTCTGTTTATACCCTTCATCA CCTTGTGCCCTTTGCAATATTATCATCAGAAGCATCCGGTGAACTTTATTCTTCTGGGTATATTCACAACTAGCATGGCCTTTCTTATTGGATTGTCATGTGCTTTCACTAAAG GAAAGATTATCCTGGAAGCAGCAATCTTAACAGGGGTGGTTGTTGGAAGTTTAACATTATACACTTTCTGGGCTGCTAAAAGAGGCCATGATTTCAGTTTTCTTGGACCATTCTTATTTGCATCCCTCCTTGTTCTTATGGTCTTCTCTTTTATCCAG ATTTTCTTCCCCTTGGGTAAACTTTCAGTAATGATCTACGGTGGTCTGGCTGCGATTGTGTTTTCGGGGTTTATTGTATACGATACAGACAATCTGATAAAGAGATTTTCCTATGATGAATACATATGGGCTGCTGTGACTCTGTATTTGGATATCATCAATCTCTTCATGGCATTACTAACCCTTTTCAGGGCTGCGGATGGGTag